The Spirochaeta lutea DNA window CGGCAGGATGCGCAGTGGCAGAGAAAGAACTGTTCAAACTCCCCAGTTACCTCGTAGGTTATGCTTCCGCAAAGACACGAGCCTTGATGTTTCATGTTGCCTCCAATCCAAGCTATCAGTGTAGCAGGGTTTTCTTTTTGTAGTGTGCAAAAGGTTGTAACATTCCCCATTTGCGACGCTATCTCTGGGGCCTGTACCCGGGCAACCCCGCTATATCTGGTGTAGTTTACAACCTTTTGCGCACTATATTTTCAGTTCAGTCCTCCCGAATCAAATTCCTGAATACCCGTACCCCCTTCACCGTCCCATGGTAAAGGTTACGTAAACCACTGGTATGACATTACTGGAAGGGTGTACAGGAATGGGCAATTGACAAATTATAAGTGCTGGATGATTATAAGCCATGAAATTACTGAGTTTGCTAGATGACCGGCTTGTACTCTGGAAAGCCAAAACAACCACCCTAGATAGTATGGTTGAGCACATGCTGGACAAACTGTATCAGTATGAGGATGTAAGCGCTTCTCGAAAGCAAGTAACCGAACTTCTGAATGCACGAAAGGCCCTTGGGGGGATGGTCTTTGAAACCGGCCTGGCAATTCCTCATGCGAGGATTCCAGGTCTCAGGGATTTGTGGATCCTTCCCGGGGTACCTGCGGAACCATTTTGGGAGAATGAGGTTGAGGTTAGGCTGGTCGTGCTCTTCCTTGTGCCGGCTGAGGTTTCTGAATACTACCTCCCGGTTCTTTCGTATCTTACCCGGTTGTCCCGGGATAACGATGTCTTTTCCCAGTGGATCGGACAGCCCACCAGAGATGCATTTATTGACTACACCCAAAAATTCCAGCTCAAAACGAGCTTGGAGGTTCGGGACATCATGAGCCCGGAGGTTATTTCGGTTAATCCAGAAATGAAGCTACGGGAAGTAGCTGATTTACTATATAAGTACTCCATCAGCTATCTGCCAGTCCTGGACAAAGATGGCAGGCTGGTAGGTGAAATAACCCTTCACGATATAATTCGGGTGGGCTTGCCAAATTATGCGTTTTTGGTGGGTGATCTCGGTTTTATGCAATCCTTTGAACCCTTTGAGCACCTAATCAAAAACGAAGATTCGATTCTGGTGGCTGATACGATGGCAAAACCGGGACCACATCTCGCACCCGACGAGAAGATATTTGAAGCGGCTCTCGAGTTTGCTAAGACGAACCGACGTCAGATACCTGTCTTAGAAAATAAGACACTTGTAGGGGTACTTAGCATTACTGATCTCCTAAAAAAGGTAATTCGCGCATGACCCCGGTAATGATAGCAGCTGTAGTACTCTTTGTATTATCCTTCCTGGTCATAAGTACTGAACTCATTAATAAGACCCTAGCCGCACTGTTGGGCGGCGGAATATTTATCATCTTAGGCCTCGTACATCAGCATGAAGCCTTTATGGCCGTGGATTGGAATGTCATATTTCTGTTAGTGGGCATGATGATTATCGTTGGAATCACCAAACATACCGGCGTTTTTCAATACCTGGCGATACGGGCAGCAAAGGCCGTACACGGTCGCCCCCTACCCTTACTTATCGTGCTTTCCCTCATAACCGCAGTGCTTTCGGCACTGCTGGACAATGTTACCACGGTGCTTATAATTACCCCGGTCAGCATATTAATCGCAGTTGAGTTGGGCATAAGCCCCTTACCCTTTGTAGTGTCCTCCGCAATTGCATCAAATATCGGCGGAACAGCAACCCTTATCGGAGATCCACCAAACATACTTATCGGTAGTGCTGCTGGGCTGAGTTTTGTCGATTTTATCGTAAACCTGGGACCGGTGGTTCTGATTTCACTCCTTGCTAGCTCTATAGCGTTCTGGTTTTTTTTCAGAAAACAATTAGTAGTTAGCAACGAACGTCGTGCAAGAATCATGGATTTTGACGAGACACGATCCATTACTGATAAACCGTTACTCATCAAGAGTTTAGCTATACTAGGACTTGTATTTATAGGCTTCATTTTACACGGCGTCACCCATCTTGAACCGGCTACTGTTTCCCTTACAGGAGCTGCGATACTAATGTTATTGGCCGGAAAGAAGGAGGTTGAGGAGTTTTTCCGTGAGGTAGAATGGGGAACCATCTTTTTCTTCATCGGATTATTCATTATGGTTGGGGCCCTGGAAGAATTAGGGGTTATTAATCTACTAGCAAAGGTCATCCTGAACCTGACCAAGGGAAGCATCCACGTGACAGCACTATCCTTGGTTTGGGTCTCCGGACTGTTTTCCGCCCTGGTGGACAACATACCCTATGTGGCAACCATGATACCCTTGGTTGAAAATATGGGAAAGTCGTTAGGCCCGGAAAATATTGAGCCTGTATGGTGGGCGCTTTCACTAGGGGCCTGCTTTGGCGGAAATGGAACCTTAATCGGTGCCTCCGCCAATGTCGTGAGTGTTGGACTCTCATCACGAAGCGGATATAAGATCAGTTTTCTGGAATTCACAAAATATGGAGTAATCATAACGGTGGTTACACTACTTATCGCTTCAGTCTATCTCTGGCTGGTGCTGCTATAGTTACCTTCACGCTCAATTAGTGCGCAAAAGATTGTAAACAACACCAGCTGTTGAGTGTCGCACCGTTTTACTTTCCAGGGGTAGTGTCGCCGAGGCACATTTTTACAGGCTTTTGCGCACTACACAATTCTTAGATACCGCGGCTATATTTAGTACAACCCTCTCACTCGTCTTATAGCATCCGTATGCCATGATCAAGATGATAGAGCAATTGCTCTATTCTTTTTCTCCCCTCAACACGCTCCGGGTAATTCCCTAACAGTTCTAGCACATCAGCACTGATATTCTGGATGGATCGGATTATTTCGTTATATCCGATTTATTCCTTTTTTTATTATCAAATTCTATTGCTAAAGCAGAATATGCTGCAGGCCCTAGGATGTGTACTGCTTGCCGAATATCTCGAAACGGATGCGTAAAGGCTGATGCAGCAGCAAGGCTGGCAGATAGAGTCTCGTAACCCTTCTTTATGGATAGGGTACGGTTATTAAAAGCCTTGCTAATTAGCCATGAGCCCCTGAAGGGCTTCCTGATTAAACCCTTTGATTACCAACCAGGCACCCATCACAAGTTCCTGGGGCGCTAACACCATTTGTAAATATATACCAAAGCCGGTATCTAGGTGAAAGAAATGTAAAAAGGCATAGGCAAAATACGGAACCACGCCAATTAAGCCCCAGATACTCAACCACCGAGGGATCAGCTTTGTACGGTAGAAGGAAACATAGAGGCAGGTAGCCCCGATAAGGAACATGAGGGAGTGTATCGGGCTCATCAGATCGATAACCCTATACAATGCATTGCCAATGTACGGTAATTCTGTCGAACCTGCCCCCACGGCTGCATGTTCATTCCCGAGTATGACAAACGTCAAAATAGCGATTGTCGACAGGATATAACCGGTGCCTTCTAGGGAACCACGGAAGATCACCATACCGGTTGCCAGCTCCTGGCTGTCTTTCCTAATAACTGGGTACAGAAAAACCGTCATCGCTACCAGAGAAATCCCCATCATGATGGTAAAGAATGCAGCTAGGGTGAGCTGTGATGAATTGGCCGCCACGAGGCCCAACATATCCACACCCTCCATTGGTTTGCTGCTGGTGATCGACGTGAGCACTTCACCGCCAATACCTACACTGAGAACCCCGAATACTGTGCCAAGGAAATACAGCACTCCGGTCATTACGGCATTCAATCTATATGATCGCATTCAAATCCCCTTTTATCGTACCCAATAGTTCTTTAGTGCGCAAAAGCCTGTAACTTTTCACCCTAGCGACACCATCCTTGGATTGGTTCCCGGGCTGTGCCACTATATCTGGTGTAGTTTACAACCTTTTGCGCACTACTCAATAACTCCATAGATGAAGATGTCACTGTCTATGGCCGGTACAGCTCAGGTAGGTACATGGGCTGTTCGGCCTTGTGGTGCTCGTTCTCGTACTTCGACGTTGCAGCTATCTTTTTCGTGTACGGAACTTGGGCAACAGAAAAGGATTTCCGCAAACCGTTCCGGCCTTTCCGGATATAGTCATCGGTGCTTAGTGCATCGTCAATACTTGTTCCTTCCTCGTCGAGAAACAGCAGGTAAAGATCAATCCACATAGCCTGGCCCACCACGGCATCCTGGATGGCAGAATTTAAAGACTCGACCTGGGCAGTATAATCCTCACTCCTCGGAAGTACGCTCTGGACATATATTTCTGTTTGCGGTGATTCAGTTCGGATCCTTTCAACAATAGCGATGATGTTGCTTACGATCTGTTCTTCGGGAACCCCGCCAGTCAAATCGTTTGTACCGATCAGAAGGAACACCTGCCGCAGAGTTGGTGTACAATTCTTTCTGTAAATTAGGTTGAAGAAAGCAGGCCGATCAGGCTCAAATGGTAAGTGACGAAACAAACCATAAGGAGAGCCCGATGGCCTACCAATCAGAGTATACACTTTTAGAGCAAGTGATCCAAATGTTAGCCACCAAGGAAGACAGTAAATTTTCTAAGGTGATAGAAAAGGTAGTGAACGAAGCAATGAAACTTGAGCGAGCCAAAACCCTTCAGGCCGAACCCTATGAGCGGACCGAAGATCGAATGGGCTACGCCAACGGGTTTAAGAACAAAACCTTGGCTTTGGCTACCGGGAAGGTATTACTCAAGATACCTCAAGTCCGCGGACTGGAATTCTATCCCAGCTGTATCGAAAAGGGTATTCGGAGTGAACGAGCCTTAAAACTTGCGATAGCCGAGATGTACGTAAAAGGGGTCAGTACTAGACGGGTTTCAGATATCGTAGAAATCCTATGCGGCACCGAGGTGAGCTCCTCACAGGTAAGTCGATTGGCGAAGGAGCTGGATGAAGAGGCAACATCCTGGCGATCCTCGCCGGTAGGACAAATACAGTATCTCGTGCTCGACGCTACATATGAATCAGTGCGTGTAGGCTCGAAAGTGGTCAAACAGTCCCTACTGATGGCCATAGGCGTCGATTATGAAGGCAAACGTCAGATTTTGGGCACAGAAGTAGCCAATAGCGAAGCGGAGGTAAATTGGCGATCGTTTCTAGAAGGCCTGGTTCGTAGAGGGCTCCATGGTCTGACCATGATTACCAGTGATGACCATGCGGGTCTTCGAGCAGCTATCGATGCTGTGTTTCCTGGAATCTTGTGGCAACGGTGTCAATTTCACTTGCAGCAAAATGCTCGTGGTTACGTGACAAGGAAAGACGATGTCCCGGCGGTAGCGGCGGAAATCCGCAAGGTTTTCAATGCCCCAGATGAACAGAACGCCGAAAGGTACTTGCAGAGCCTGGTAGAAAAGTATGAGAAGACCCAGCCCCGTCTTGCCCAGTGGGCTGATGAAAATCTCCGGGAGGGATTAAGCGTATTTCATATCCCGGA harbors:
- a CDS encoding DUF4386 domain-containing protein; this encodes MTGVLYFLGTVFGVLSVGIGGEVLTSITSSKPMEGVDMLGLVAANSSQLTLAAFFTIMMGISLVAMTVFLYPVIRKDSQELATGMVIFRGSLEGTGYILSTIAILTFVILGNEHAAVGAGSTELPYIGNALYRVIDLMSPIHSLMFLIGATCLYVSFYRTKLIPRWLSIWGLIGVVPYFAYAFLHFFHLDTGFGIYLQMVLAPQELVMGAWLVIKGFNQEALQGLMAN
- a CDS encoding GDSL-type esterase/lipase family protein, producing MFLLIGTNDLTGGVPEEQIVSNIIAIVERIRTESPQTEIYVQSVLPRSEDYTAQVESLNSAIQDAVVGQAMWIDLYLLFLDEEGTSIDDALSTDDYIRKGRNGLRKSFSVAQVPYTKKIAATSKYENEHHKAEQPMYLPELYRP
- a CDS encoding ArsB/NhaD family transporter — translated: MTPVMIAAVVLFVLSFLVISTELINKTLAALLGGGIFIILGLVHQHEAFMAVDWNVIFLLVGMMIIVGITKHTGVFQYLAIRAAKAVHGRPLPLLIVLSLITAVLSALLDNVTTVLIITPVSILIAVELGISPLPFVVSSAIASNIGGTATLIGDPPNILIGSAAGLSFVDFIVNLGPVVLISLLASSIAFWFFFRKQLVVSNERRARIMDFDETRSITDKPLLIKSLAILGLVFIGFILHGVTHLEPATVSLTGAAILMLLAGKKEVEEFFREVEWGTIFFFIGLFIMVGALEELGVINLLAKVILNLTKGSIHVTALSLVWVSGLFSALVDNIPYVATMIPLVENMGKSLGPENIEPVWWALSLGACFGGNGTLIGASANVVSVGLSSRSGYKISFLEFTKYGVIITVVTLLIASVYLWLVLL
- a CDS encoding CBS domain-containing protein — translated: MKLLSLLDDRLVLWKAKTTTLDSMVEHMLDKLYQYEDVSASRKQVTELLNARKALGGMVFETGLAIPHARIPGLRDLWILPGVPAEPFWENEVEVRLVVLFLVPAEVSEYYLPVLSYLTRLSRDNDVFSQWIGQPTRDAFIDYTQKFQLKTSLEVRDIMSPEVISVNPEMKLREVADLLYKYSISYLPVLDKDGRLVGEITLHDIIRVGLPNYAFLVGDLGFMQSFEPFEHLIKNEDSILVADTMAKPGPHLAPDEKIFEAALEFAKTNRRQIPVLENKTLVGVLSITDLLKKVIRA
- a CDS encoding IS256 family transposase; the protein is MAYQSEYTLLEQVIQMLATKEDSKFSKVIEKVVNEAMKLERAKTLQAEPYERTEDRMGYANGFKNKTLALATGKVLLKIPQVRGLEFYPSCIEKGIRSERALKLAIAEMYVKGVSTRRVSDIVEILCGTEVSSSQVSRLAKELDEEATSWRSSPVGQIQYLVLDATYESVRVGSKVVKQSLLMAIGVDYEGKRQILGTEVANSEAEVNWRSFLEGLVRRGLHGLTMITSDDHAGLRAAIDAVFPGILWQRCQFHLQQNARGYVTRKDDVPAVAAEIRKVFNAPDEQNAERYLQSLVEKYEKTQPRLAQWADENLREGLSVFHIPENHRRKLRTSNLAERQMKEIKRRTKVVGVFPNADSLLRLAAAMLIEQNDQWQNEKRYLPESNDRPAFKEIYRKKVA